Proteins encoded by one window of Nicotiana tabacum cultivar K326 chromosome 10, ASM71507v2, whole genome shotgun sequence:
- the LOC142165106 gene encoding uncharacterized protein LOC142165106 yields the protein MENFVENVWNFFIKPKILYHDDGYYIFRFDSESDRERVMQFGPYTFHNKPFILKNWLIDFVFDPERLTIVPLWVRIPSLSVGYWSTEALSKLASVVGKPMYTDLFTAEMDRISYAIVLVDTDISHPLPNGLELYTPPGVIH from the coding sequence ATGGAGAATTTTGTGGAGAATGTGTGGAACTTTTTTATCAAACCCAAAATCCTATATCATGACGATGGCTATTACATATTTAGGTTTGATTCTGAGAGTGATAGGGAACGAGTCATGCAATTTGGTCCTTATACATTCCATAACAAGCCTTTCATTTTGAAGAATTGGTTGATTGATTTTGTGTTTGATCCTGAACGTTTAACTATAGTTCCTTTATGGGTGAGAATTCCTAGTTTATCTGTTGGCTACTGGTCTACAGAAGCTTTGAGTAAGCTGGCTAGTGTGGTGGGTAAACCTATGTACACTGACTTGTTTACAGCAGAAATGGATCGTATATCCTATGCCATAGTACTAGTAGATACAGACATATCCCATCCCCTGCCTAATGGTCTTGAGCTCTATACTCCACCTGGTGTTATTCACTAG